The Couchioplanes caeruleus sequence AGATTGACGAGCGCCCAATCTCGGTGACCCACGATGTTCCAGCCCTCCACTCGTGCGGCGTCGCATAGTCAAGGGGAAGAACGTAAATATCCGGTACGAAGATCATTCGGGGTGCGTGAGCCGTGGTACGACGGGCCGGAGAACCGCCGTACCGTCCCGGTAGTCGACCTCCATGGCGAAGGCGAACCGGTCGGCCTGCAGACACAGTGCCACGTCGTCGGGGTGGATGCCGCGGTAGCCCCGCCGTACGCCCGCGGTCAGGGTGTCCGCCGCGGCCGACGTCCTCGCGCGCTGCAGGAAGGGGCCCGCGGATGTCTGCGGATTCTCGAGCAGCGCGGCGATGTATTCGGCGCAGGCGCGGTCCTCCTCGGCCGTGCCGTCGTCGCCGGTGATGAGGTACGTCACGCTCGCCGATCCGTCGGCTCGCAGCGTACAGGCCGTGGCGGCCGCGACCGCGAAGCCGGCGCACAGGACCCGGCGGGCGTGCCGGGCGGCGAGCGCGCCGCGCGTGCCCGAGGTGGTCGTCTGCACCAGCGTGCGACCCCTCAGGTCCAGCTTGGACACCAGGGCGGGGGAGTTCACCGTGTCGAAGCCCGCCGCGGGCGGACCGTCCTTGCACGTGACCGCCGTGGGGTGGGCCGCCTTGAGGGCCAGGGCGTGTTCGACGCCGGAGGCCAGCAGGATGCGCTCGGCTCCCCCGGCGAAGGCCCACGCCGCCACCGTGAAGGCGCGCATGACGTCGATGACGACCACGGTTTCCGGGTCGGCGCCGAGGGTAGGGATTCCGGTGAACCGGGCGTCTCTGACCATTCGCGCAGCGTAGCGCCGTCGCGCCGGTGACCCTTAACAAAGATAGATACGTCGATCGTCCGGGGGGAGCTTGCGGAGAGCGACTATGTCGATCTCTAGAGTCATCGCATCGGCGACATGACCTGTCCGCCGTCATCGCTTCAAGGAGAGACGTTGCACTTCACCAAGCGCATCGCACTGTCCGGGCCCACAGCGGTCACTGCCGTGACCGCTGTCGATCTGCCGACTCTCGGACGTCCGACTGTCCACCGCTGCGCCCGCGCGCCGCGCCCCGGAGCCGCGCCCGTGTCCTCACGCGGCATGTGACGCGTCCGCGGATGCCGCACCGCCGCATCCGCCCTCATCGCGAGGCGTGCCCGTAGGCACCCCGCGTCATCGCCCGCCCGATGGGCGTCGGTGAACCGTTCCACTCCCGTGCGGCTACGGCCGGCGAGCCCGCACGCTCAGTGATGCGCGAAGGAATGATGACAGTGGACACTCTGACCTCCCAGGACTACCAGGCACCGCCCGCGCTCGTCGGAGAGCGGCTGACCGTCGAGGCGTTCGAGCAGCTCGCCGGGACGCTGTCGGGACACCGGTTCGTCAAGGTCGTGGTCGACCGCCCGGCGGGAGTCATCCATTTCATCGACAACAACCGGTACGCGTTCCACGCCTACTACATCGCCGAGCACATCCTGCACATCCCGCGCGAGGAGCTCGAGGCGAACGTCGACCAGTACAACCACGCCTTCTACGCCGACCCGGATCGGCGGCTCTATCTGGGCCTGCTGTCGATGCACGCGCGGGAGGACGACACCGGCACCCGGCGGTTCCTCTGCCTGGAGACCGTCGAGGTCGACACGATGTCCACCGAGATGCTGCGGTACTTCTACGCGTTCGTGGCCGACCGCATCGACCCCGGTCTGCCGCTGCTGTTCAAGCCCGCGACCCACCGACAGGAGCTGCAGCTCAGCGACGTTCCGGCCACCGAGATGCCGCGCATCTCGGCGCACGAGATCTTCTCCGCGGCGCCGTTCGTGGCGCTACAGCCCGGCGTCGCGCAGGGCCGGCTGCGGGCCTTCCGCGACGAGGACGCGTACCGACGGGCCGACCCGCCGCTGCAGTGGTACGACATCATCGCGATGGACCGCGTCCCCGACGACATCCCGCGCCTGGCCGGCATCATCAACGCGCAGCACACGACGCCGCTGTCACACACCAACGTGCTGGCCGCCGGATGGGCGATCCCCAACGCGATCCAGCTCGACGCCTTCGGCCGCATCGACTCCGCAGGGCTCGACGGCACGTGGGTGCGCTACGAGGTCGTCGCGAGCGCCGACGCCATCGCGCTGACGCCGATAGAGCGGCCGGACGACCTCGACCGGCGTCCGGCCTGGGTGGCGCAGCAGGTCACCGTCGAGGAGCCCGAGGTCCACCTGAGCCCGATCGCCGGCCTCGACGAGATCCGGGCCGGCGACCGCTACCGGTACGGCACCAAGGCGGCCAACCTCGGCGAGCTGCACCACGTGCTCTCCCACGGTTCCGAGCGCCTGCTCGGCTTCTACCGCACGCCGCGGCCGCCGCGCAGAGACCTGCTCGGCTACCTGCAGAAGCTCCTGGACGTGCCCGGGCCGGCGGGCCTGGCGCAGGCGGCGAACCGGCTGCTGCGCGAGTTGGTCTGGGTCCCGCGCGGCATCGCCCTGCCGTTCTCCCTGCAGCGCGAGTTCCTCGAGTCGTCGCCGGCGATCCAGCAGACCATCGGCAAGCTGAAGATGGCGCTCGAGCTCGACGCGCGCGAGGTGGAGTCGCTCTGCCTCGAGCTGCAGCGCCTGGTCCGCCGGACCCGGGTCCCCGACTCGATCCGCTCCCGCGTGGACGACGCGCTGGTAACCCATCTGGGCGGCGTGGCGAGCTTCGTGGTGCGCAGCTCGTCGAACGCCGAGGACCTGGCCGGCTTCTCGGCCGCCGGCATCTACGAGTCGGTCAACCACGTCACCACCGCCGACCACGTCATGGACAGCCTCAAGACGGTGTGGGCGTCGCTGCTGTCGCCGCGCAGCGTACGGCTGCGCCAACAGGCCGGCATCTCGCTGGACGACTCGTACATGGGCGTGGTGATCCAGGAGGAGGTCGCCTCGACCATGGGCGGCGTCATGGTGACGACGAACCCGCTGACGCCCGCCGACTTCCGCAACGTCTACCTCAACGTGTCCACGCGCTCGGTGACCGACGTGGTGGCCGGCTCGCACGCGCCGATGCAGTACCTGTTCAACACGGTCGAGGGCGGCGGCCGCACGGTGTCGCTGGGCGACGCCGAGCGGGATCTGCCCGAGGCCGGCCGGGCGCGGCTGCAACGGCTCGCGGTGGCCGGACGGCTGCTGCAGGCGCACTTCTCGCCCGACTACACGTTCTCGGCGCCGGTCGACATCGAGTGGGTCGCCGACGACGACCGCATCGCGATCGTCCAGTTGCGTCCGTACTCGGCCTGAGCGCGGGAGTCACCATGTCCGCCGCCAGCACCGTCACCCCGCCCCCGGCGGTCACGTCCCGCCGGGCACCCGCGCCCGTACGCCGGGTGGTCTGGATCCACTACGGCTTCCAGTTCTTCTTCGGCCTCCTGGTGTGGGTGCCGGTGTTCTACACGTACCAACGCGTGGTCGGCCTCGACGACCGGGAGATCTTCGGCATCCAGAGCATCTACTACGTCGCGTTCTGCCTGTTCGAGATCCCCACCGGGCTGCTCGCCGACCGGCTGGGCCTGCGGCGCAGCATGATCGGCGGCGCTGGGGTGCTGCTGCTGGCCAACCTGGTGCCCGTGGCCGCGCCCGGCTACGCCGGCTTCCTGGTGCACTGGCTGCTCATCGCGCTGGCCCGGTCGCTGGTGTCGGGCGCCGCGAGCGCGTACCTCTACGAGTACCTGCAGCGCCACGACGCGGCCTGGTTCTACCAGCGCGCCGAAGGCAACGCGCGGGCGTACAGTCTCGTCGGCAAGATCGTGTGCTGGCCGGCGGCCGGCGCGCTGATGGCGTGGCTGCCGGCCAGCGTCTACTGGCTGACGGCCCTCAACGCCGCCGTCGCCCTGATCCTGGCGTTGCGCCTGCCGGCGCTGCTCGGCGCGGATCCCGAGCACCCGCACGCAACGGCGAAGCCCGCGTCGACCTGGCGGACGATCGGCGGGGCGGCCCGCTTCCTGCGGCGGTCCCCGCTGCTCATGCTGATCATGGTGCAGGGCATCGCGGTCTTCACCCTGTCGCGCATCCTGCAGGTCAACCTGTTCCAGCCGATCCTGACCGTCAAGGACACGCCGGTCGTCTGGCACGGCACCGTCCTCGCCGCCATGACCGTCTTCGAGGTGGCCGGGGCGGCGGTCAGCCATCGGGTACGCCGGTTCACCGGTGACCTGGCCGCCGTATCGGTCCTGACGGTCGTCATGGCGGCGAGCCTCGCGCTGGTGGTGCCCGCGCCGGGCGTCTTCACCGTGGTCTGCCTGTGCGCCTTCTCGCTGGTGGCCGGCCTGGTCTACCCGGTGCAGCGCAAGCTGCTCAACGAGGCGATCACCGACTCCCGCTACCGCGCCACGCTGCTGTCCATCGAGTCCCTGATCGACCGTGCCGTCTGCGCCGTGGTGGCGCTGCTGCTCGGCAGCTTCCTGGCGACCGGGCGTCTGCAGACGTTCCTGCTGCTGTCGGCGGGCGCCGCGGTCCTGCTCGTCCTGCTCGTCGCGCCTCTGTCCGCGCTCGTGTCCCGGCGACAGCGCGCCACCGCCGGCACCGCATCCTAGAAGGAAGGTCCACCATGCTCGTCTTCGTCGAGGCCGGCATCGCCGGCACGGGCCTGTCCGCCCTCGCCTGGGCCGTCGACCACGGCCTGGACGCCGGACTGGTCAGCGCCGCGCCCGAGCAGTACGCCCAGGTGCCCAACGGCGGCCTGCTGCCCGTCCTCAGCGCGCGGGGCCGGGTGTTCCGCAGCGCCGACACCGATGCGGCGACCCCGGACGCCGGCCTGGCCGACTGGGTCCGCGCCAGCGGCACGCGGCACGGCGTCGTCTGTATCGGCGACCGCCACCTCCCGTACGCGGCGGCGCTGGCCGAGCAGCTCGGCGTCCCGTTCCACCCGGTGCACGCGATCGCCGCGCTGCGCGACAAGCGCGTCGCCCGGGAACACTACGCGGCGCTCGACATCCGCTCGCCGCGCTGGTCCGCGGCGGACGACGTGCGCGACGCGCTCGCGCTGCACGACGCCGTCGACGGCCCGATCGTGCTCAAGAACGTGAAGGGCTCCGGCAGCCTCGACGTCCTCCTGTGCCGCACCGCCGCGGAAGTACGTGCGCATCACGCGACGCTGGCCGACCGGCGGCGCTACCTCGGCGGCGACCTGATGGCCGAGCAGTTCGTCACCGGGCCGCTGTACAGCATCGAGACGGTGATCGACCACGGCCGGGCCGTGACCCTGGGCATCACCGACCGGCAGCTCGGCCCGCGCCCGCACTTCTGCGAGGTGTCGTACACCTTCCCGGCGGCCCTGCCGGCCGCCGCCGCCGACGAGATGGCCGGCGCGGTCGAGGCCTGCGCCAAGCATTTCGGGCTCACGCACGGCTTCCTGCACTCCGAGTTCGTGCTCACCGCCGATGGACCGGTGCTGGTCGAGGTCAACCCCCGCCTGGGCGGAGGCTTGCTGGCCCTGATGATGAACGACTGCCTCACCGTGTCGTGCTGGGAGCTGCTGTGCCGCAGTGCGCTCGGCGAACGGCTGCCCGACGTGGCGCACAACGGCCGGTACGCCAGCACCGCCACGGTCTACCCGGCCGAACCGGGCGTCGTGGCGGCGCTGCCCGACCGGGAGGCAGCGGCCCGCGGCCCCTTCGTCAGCGACGTGGTGTGGACGGCCGTACCCGGCGACGAGGTGTACCCGCCGCGGGACTACCGGGGCGCGGTCTGCCAGATCCGCACCCGGGCGGGCAGCGCGAGTCTGGCGTACAACGCGGCGCTCGCCGCCGCCCGCGACGTCCGCATCGAGCTGACCTCGCCCTGATGGTCTGAAACGCGACACCCGACGCAGCACGGACGCGCCACTAGCCTCACATTGACGCCCACCGCTGTGCTGAAGGAGGGATCGGGTGAGCACCTCCAGGGACCGCGCCCCGGAGAACGCCGACGTTCC is a genomic window containing:
- a CDS encoding 2-phosphosulfolactate phosphatase, which produces MVRDARFTGIPTLGADPETVVVIDVMRAFTVAAWAFAGGAERILLASGVEHALALKAAHPTAVTCKDGPPAAGFDTVNSPALVSKLDLRGRTLVQTTTSGTRGALAARHARRVLCAGFAVAAATACTLRADGSASVTYLITGDDGTAEEDRACAEYIAALLENPQTSAGPFLQRARTSAAADTLTAGVRRGYRGIHPDDVALCLQADRFAFAMEVDYRDGTAVLRPVVPRLTHPE
- a CDS encoding MFS transporter, encoding MSAASTVTPPPAVTSRRAPAPVRRVVWIHYGFQFFFGLLVWVPVFYTYQRVVGLDDREIFGIQSIYYVAFCLFEIPTGLLADRLGLRRSMIGGAGVLLLANLVPVAAPGYAGFLVHWLLIALARSLVSGAASAYLYEYLQRHDAAWFYQRAEGNARAYSLVGKIVCWPAAGALMAWLPASVYWLTALNAAVALILALRLPALLGADPEHPHATAKPASTWRTIGGAARFLRRSPLLMLIMVQGIAVFTLSRILQVNLFQPILTVKDTPVVWHGTVLAAMTVFEVAGAAVSHRVRRFTGDLAAVSVLTVVMAASLALVVPAPGVFTVVCLCAFSLVAGLVYPVQRKLLNEAITDSRYRATLLSIESLIDRAVCAVVALLLGSFLATGRLQTFLLLSAGAAVLLVLLVAPLSALVSRRQRATAGTAS
- a CDS encoding PEP/pyruvate-binding domain-containing protein encodes the protein MDTLTSQDYQAPPALVGERLTVEAFEQLAGTLSGHRFVKVVVDRPAGVIHFIDNNRYAFHAYYIAEHILHIPREELEANVDQYNHAFYADPDRRLYLGLLSMHAREDDTGTRRFLCLETVEVDTMSTEMLRYFYAFVADRIDPGLPLLFKPATHRQELQLSDVPATEMPRISAHEIFSAAPFVALQPGVAQGRLRAFRDEDAYRRADPPLQWYDIIAMDRVPDDIPRLAGIINAQHTTPLSHTNVLAAGWAIPNAIQLDAFGRIDSAGLDGTWVRYEVVASADAIALTPIERPDDLDRRPAWVAQQVTVEEPEVHLSPIAGLDEIRAGDRYRYGTKAANLGELHHVLSHGSERLLGFYRTPRPPRRDLLGYLQKLLDVPGPAGLAQAANRLLRELVWVPRGIALPFSLQREFLESSPAIQQTIGKLKMALELDAREVESLCLELQRLVRRTRVPDSIRSRVDDALVTHLGGVASFVVRSSSNAEDLAGFSAAGIYESVNHVTTADHVMDSLKTVWASLLSPRSVRLRQQAGISLDDSYMGVVIQEEVASTMGGVMVTTNPLTPADFRNVYLNVSTRSVTDVVAGSHAPMQYLFNTVEGGGRTVSLGDAERDLPEAGRARLQRLAVAGRLLQAHFSPDYTFSAPVDIEWVADDDRIAIVQLRPYSA
- a CDS encoding ATP-grasp domain-containing protein → MLVFVEAGIAGTGLSALAWAVDHGLDAGLVSAAPEQYAQVPNGGLLPVLSARGRVFRSADTDAATPDAGLADWVRASGTRHGVVCIGDRHLPYAAALAEQLGVPFHPVHAIAALRDKRVAREHYAALDIRSPRWSAADDVRDALALHDAVDGPIVLKNVKGSGSLDVLLCRTAAEVRAHHATLADRRRYLGGDLMAEQFVTGPLYSIETVIDHGRAVTLGITDRQLGPRPHFCEVSYTFPAALPAAAADEMAGAVEACAKHFGLTHGFLHSEFVLTADGPVLVEVNPRLGGGLLALMMNDCLTVSCWELLCRSALGERLPDVAHNGRYASTATVYPAEPGVVAALPDREAAARGPFVSDVVWTAVPGDEVYPPRDYRGAVCQIRTRAGSASLAYNAALAAARDVRIELTSP